The following are encoded together in the Girardinichthys multiradiatus isolate DD_20200921_A chromosome X, DD_fGirMul_XY1, whole genome shotgun sequence genome:
- the LOC124863402 gene encoding monocarboxylate transporter 7-like, translated as MKIPKVPRCLSPNVYPEVPEGGWGWAVAVAFFMVEVNTYGVLKTLGVFLEDLMTEFKETNSRVSWVISISVFVFAFTAPLASMLSNRFGCRPVVMMGGFLMSLGMISSAFINGINEMYISIGIISGFGFCLAFLPTVTILAQYFSRRRALVTSIASSGESFAIFAFAPAFTRLKEVIGWRYCLVVLGVMQASVIGFGILLRPIRIESEPVKEDSDSDSLSLKQIQSDYELENEQTRTSLSSAISQGSGDSGVTSLSTSDEDLGNAETEAKALMRWGDQDKEILEKSASMPPSTPPSTPPSTPPSPVKEELDVELSEGEACPLQPSTPKLLDFSMLKDGAFIWYSLFGLFATLGFFAPQLYIIELSKSRGVEPSMASYMLSVMAVAEIFGRFSIGVVLNKVRCKKTHVLLGCVILMSLVLVAFTIVWEFWGLLVCCALYGFFMGTVGSTHIPLLAEEEVVGIQKLPSCVGVYVFIQSFAGLAGPPLGGVLVDVTQNYGAAFYSCAAGMGLSAVCLALVGVVKSGVCQRMNRNKNTEEEKNISQDSNPLDFLEVDLVENSSVKQAEDNRSVI; from the exons GACCAACAGCCGGGTCTCCTGGGTCATCTCCATCTCTGTGTTTGTCTTTGCCTTCACAG CCCCTCTGGCTTCGATGCTTAGCAACCGCTTTGGCTGCCGTCCTGTGGTCATGATGGGGGGCTTCCTCATGAGCCTGGGAATGATCTCCTCTGCCTTTATCAACGGCATCAATGAGATGTACATCAGTATTGGCATCATCTCAG GGTTTGGTTTCTGCCTCGCTTTCCTCCCCACGGTCACCATCCTAGCCCAGTACTTTTCCAGGCGGCGAGCCCTCGTCACTTCCATCGCTTCCTCTGGAGAATCCTTCGCCATTTTCGCATTTGCACCTG CCTTCACCAGACTGAAGGAGGTCATCGGCTGGCGCTACTGTCTGGTTGTTCTCGGCGTCATGCAGGCATCTGTTATTGGCTTTGGCATCCTCCTACGTCCAATCAGAATTGAGTCGGAGCCTGTAAAGGAGGACAGTGACTCAGACTCCCTGTCTCTGAAGCAGATCCAAAGTGATTATGAGCTGGAGAACGAACAAACACGAACCTCCCTCAGCTCAGCCATCTCCCAGGGTTCTGGGGACTCAGGTGTAACGTCCCTCTCAACGTCTGACGAAGACCTCGGAAACGCTGAAACAGAGGCAAAGGCTCTGATGCGGTGGGGGGATCAGGACAAAGAGATCCTGGAGAAATCAGCATCCATGCCTCCCAGCACCCCCCCCAGCACCCCTCCCAGCACCCCTCCCAGCCCAGTCAAGGAGGAGCTTGATGTAGAACTATCAGAGGGAGAGGCCTGTCCCCTCCAGCCCTCCACCCCCAAACTCTTGGACTTCTCTATGCTTAAAGACGGTGCCTTCATATGGTACTCGCTCTTCGGCCTGTTTGCAACGTTGGGCTTCTTTGCTCCACAACTTTACATCATTGAACTGAGCAAAAGCCGGGGCGTGGAGCCCAGCATGGCCTCCTACATGCTGTCTGTGATGGCTGTGGCTGAAATCTTTGGCCGCTTTTCCATTGGCGTAGTGTTAAACAAAGTTCGCTGTAAGAAGACCCATGTACTGCTGGGGTGTGTAATTCTCATGTCCCTGGTTCTGGTGGCCTTCACTATTGTGTGGGAGTTCTGGGGCCTGTTGGTCTGCTGTGCTCTCTACGGCTTCTTCATGGGCACAGTTGGCTCCACACACATCCCCCTGCTGGCTGAGGAGGAAGTGGTTGGCATCCAGAAGTTGCCTTCATGTGTTGGAGTCTACGTCTTCATCCAGAGCTTTGCTGGCCTGGCTGGGCCCCCACTAGGAG GTGTGTTGGTGGATGTCACTCAGAACTATGGAGCAGCTTTTTACTCATGTGCAGCAGGAATGGGACTCAGTGCTGTCTGCCTGGCTCTGGTTGGTGTGGTCAAGTCTGGAGTGTGCCaaagaatgaacagaaacaagaacacagaagaagagaaaaatataTCTCAGGACAGTAACCCATTGGACTTTCTGGAGGTCGACTTGGTTGAGAACAGTTCAGTCAAACAGGCTGAGGACAACCGCTCAGTTATTTGA